One Temnothorax longispinosus isolate EJ_2023e chromosome 8, Tlon_JGU_v1, whole genome shotgun sequence genomic region harbors:
- the LOC139817791 gene encoding uncharacterized protein has translation MNTEEGPTFVFSYSVMKVENAVRSPVTERNIVIDSDRTLHHYVYGRAVATKENNLSEILDDIRLLPQYLKSFQNRNLCNGLGAINVLFLPSDNVFRDYVNRWRHKDCTMITKRKRCDHCIKMRQQIIQKEARSKNIKTVKRVLRASNPIDNKKLIALQKKMSCEKRAKNRAKRRIQLLTQSLKEKASEIASIRAKTLDEKCSKLNISAAQRTALKEIISAASKRDTKNRRYSEEWTMLCMMMNIRSPSYYEFLRKNNILPLPCIRTVRSYWSLIDIKCGFDEQFQRLLKKHFEDKTPLERHGILLLDEIHLRNSLAVCSRNLTYVGLTDFGQEKPQSTDIQDQATHGLVLMFQSLASSYTQPIAVFASKNPVKGEELAKLVLKAITYLENSGAMIHGVIADGAATNAKMWSLLGVSGTMDCTKTWFTHPIDDNRKIFAFSDIPHVIKNIRNRLYNKRQLRVSFK, from the coding sequence ATGAATACAGAGGAAGGCCCGACCTTTGTTTTCTCGTACTCTGTAATGAAAGTCGAAAATGCCGTGAGAAGTCCAGTAACAGAAAGAAACATAGTGATCGACAGTGATAGAACACTTCATCACTACGTTTACGGGCGTGCTGTCgctacaaaagaaaataatctcAGTGAAATTTTAGACGATATAAGATTGCTACCACAGTATTTGAAATCGTTCCAAAATAGGAATCTGTGCAATGGTCTGGGTGCCATTAACGTTCTTTTTTTGCCAAGTGATAATGTATTCAGAGACTACGTTAATCGATGGCGTCACAAGGACTGCACTATGATCACAAAACGTAAAAGATGTGATCACTGTATAAAAATGCGACAACAAATAATCCAGAAAGAAGCGAggtcgaaaaatattaaaacagtgAAACGTGTACTTCGAGCGTCAAATCCTATCGATAACAAGAAACTCATTgctttacagaaaaaaatgtcttgTGAAAAACGTGCAAAAAACAGAGCCAAGCGGCGTATACAATTACTAACTCAATCATTGAAAGAGAAAGCCAGCGAAATCGCTTCTATTCGTGCCAAAACGTTGGACGAAAAGTGTTCGAAATTAAACATCTCAGCTGCACAACGTACAGCGCTAAAAGAAATTATCTCTGCTGCGTCGAAGAGAGACACAAAGAATCGTCGTTACTCTGAAGAATGGACAATGTTGTGCATGATGATGAATATACGCTCGCCAAGCTATTATGAGTTTCTtcggaaaaataatattttaccatTACCTTGTATAAGAACAGTACGCAGCTATTGGTCACTGATAGACATTAAATGCGGCTTTGACGAACAGTTTCAACGATTATTGAAGAAGCATTTCGAGGATAAAACACCTTTGGAGCGACATGGTATACTTTTATTGGATGAaatccatttaagaaattctCTGGCAGTCTGTTCGAGAAACCTAACTTACGTTGGGTTAACAGACTTTGGTCAAGAAAAGCCGCAGTCTACGGACATTCAAGATCAAGCTACGCACGGTCTTGTGCTTATGTTTCAATCTTTGGCATCTTCGTACACTCAACCGATTGCTGTATTTGCTTCAAAAAATCCAGTCAAGGGCGAAGAACTCGCCAAATTGGTATTAAAAGCTATAACTTACCTGGAAAACAGTGGAGCAATGATACACGGTGTTATCGCTGATGGTGCGGCAACAAATGCAAAGATGTGGTCTCTGTTGGGCGTCTCAGGTACAATGGATTGCACAAAAACATGGTTTACACATCCTATCGATGACAACCGAAAGATATTCGCTTTTTCTGATATACCTCACGTCatcaaaaatattcgaaaCCGGCTGTATAATAAAAGACAATTGCGGGTAAGTTTCAAATAA